One stretch of Methylocystis hirsuta DNA includes these proteins:
- a CDS encoding type IV secretory system conjugative DNA transfer family protein, whose product MRAKHGLLLAQTNGKLLTFGGAEHVIVYAPTRSGKGVGVVIPNLLSWTDSVVVLDIKRENFIKTAGFRAAHGQKVHLFDPLDPEGRTARYNPLSAARRDPADLYDDLQRIAGMLFPPDPRGDPFWTEAARSAFIAIGGYVAETPQLPFTIGEILRQLTAASDVKAHFESVMKARTTGPEQLSAPCVAALNDFIAASENTLQSVRKTVTARLGLWLNPRIDAATAASDFDLSKLRSESISIYLAVTPDNLDRLAPLLNLFFQQVVDLNARELPEHNPTHSRQLLLLLDEFPSLGHVGVLAKSVAFVAGYGIRLLTILQSPSQLRAIYGADEAKNFLTNHAVEVVFTPKEHDVAVELSERFGTQTVEAKSRSRPWGLSNRSRSETVSDHRRPLLLPQELKLVAKGKAFVLMAGVPPILADKLVYHEDRRFTARLAPPPIIKPMLTPTHAALASQLLQLRQDVAELRAIVIRRPLTEAEIDDPGSIPADALSSLADVPLDLENVSEEALNAWVSGYIDGAARYDEASEASEASENSCATRPDEAEDARAKGSSGRGQRRKRSREMSRG is encoded by the coding sequence TTGCGGGCGAAACATGGTCTGTTGCTCGCCCAGACCAACGGCAAGCTCTTGACCTTCGGCGGCGCGGAGCATGTCATCGTCTATGCGCCGACGCGATCCGGCAAGGGCGTCGGCGTTGTCATCCCTAATCTTCTCTCCTGGACCGACAGTGTCGTCGTCCTCGACATCAAGAGGGAGAATTTTATCAAGACAGCGGGATTTCGCGCGGCGCACGGCCAAAAGGTCCATCTCTTCGATCCCTTGGACCCCGAGGGCCGCACGGCGCGCTATAATCCGCTCTCAGCCGCGCGCCGCGATCCGGCCGATCTCTATGACGATCTGCAGAGGATCGCCGGCATGCTGTTTCCGCCCGATCCCCGCGGCGATCCGTTCTGGACGGAAGCGGCGCGTTCGGCCTTCATCGCCATCGGCGGCTATGTCGCCGAAACGCCGCAACTCCCTTTCACCATCGGCGAAATCCTGCGCCAATTGACGGCGGCGAGCGATGTGAAGGCGCATTTCGAGAGTGTCATGAAGGCGCGAACAACAGGCCCGGAGCAGCTCTCGGCGCCTTGCGTCGCGGCGCTCAACGACTTCATCGCCGCCTCGGAAAACACGCTGCAATCAGTTCGCAAGACCGTCACCGCCCGCCTCGGGCTCTGGCTCAATCCGCGCATCGACGCCGCGACGGCGGCGAGCGATTTCGATCTGAGCAAATTGCGCAGCGAATCGATCTCGATCTATCTCGCGGTCACGCCCGACAATCTCGACCGGCTGGCGCCGCTCCTCAATCTCTTCTTCCAGCAGGTCGTCGATCTTAACGCCCGCGAATTGCCCGAGCACAATCCAACGCATTCGCGCCAGCTGTTGCTCCTCCTCGACGAATTCCCATCTCTCGGACATGTCGGCGTGCTGGCGAAAAGCGTCGCCTTCGTCGCCGGCTATGGCATAAGGCTTCTGACGATCTTGCAGAGCCCCTCGCAATTACGCGCGATCTATGGCGCGGACGAAGCCAAGAATTTCTTGACCAATCATGCCGTCGAGGTCGTCTTCACGCCAAAGGAGCACGATGTCGCCGTCGAACTCTCGGAACGGTTCGGCACGCAGACCGTAGAGGCGAAGAGCCGCTCGCGGCCCTGGGGCCTCTCCAACCGATCCCGCTCGGAGACGGTCTCGGATCACAGACGCCCCCTGCTGCTGCCGCAGGAATTGAAACTCGTCGCAAAGGGCAAGGCCTTCGTGCTGATGGCCGGCGTGCCGCCGATCCTCGCCGACAAGCTTGTCTACCATGAAGATCGCCGCTTCACCGCCCGGCTCGCCCCGCCGCCCATCATCAAACCGATGCTGACGCCGACGCATGCGGCGCTCGCGTCGCAGCTTCTGCAATTGAGGCAGGACGTCGCGGAATTGCGCGCCATCGTCATTCGCCGGCCGCTGACCGAGGCGGAAATCGACGATCCGGGGTCAATCCCGGCGGACGCGCTCTCGAGCCTCGCCGACGTGCCGCTCGATTTGGAGAACGTCTCGGAAGAAGCGCTCAACGCCTGGGTGTCGGGTTATATCGATGGCGCTGCACGTTATGACGAGGCCTCGGAGGCGAGCGAAGCGAGCGAGAATTCATGTGCAACCCGGCCGGACGAGGCCGAAGACGCGCGAGCCAAGGGCTCATCCGGGCGCGGTCAGCGGCGCAAACGAAGTCGGGAGATGAGCCGTGGCTGA
- a CDS encoding class I SAM-dependent methyltransferase: MFRESLQTAGLIESYARWRSSRLGQITDALERRLLFELLDPIACKSVLDVGCGDGELAARLARAGAVVTGVDADPAMIAAARRRAGVEGVELRLVEGKAEAPPFADESFDSVLAVATLCFVPDAAQAVKELSRVLKPGGRLVIGELGRWSLWADYRRIRGWLGHPTWRAARFPSQAELRRLLEGARLDVIETRGAVYYPPCGAVARLLAPIDPWLGRRAIFGAAAFIAISAAKPVEGGELRKSPTPWASSGGAERGRVGRST; this comes from the coding sequence ATGTTTCGCGAGAGTCTGCAGACGGCCGGGCTCATCGAGTCATACGCCCGCTGGCGGTCGAGCCGTCTTGGCCAAATCACCGACGCGCTGGAGCGGCGGCTTCTCTTCGAGCTTCTCGATCCTATCGCCTGCAAGTCAGTGCTCGACGTAGGCTGCGGCGACGGCGAACTTGCGGCGCGGCTCGCGCGGGCGGGGGCGGTCGTCACCGGCGTTGACGCGGATCCTGCGATGATCGCCGCCGCGCGGAGGCGGGCCGGCGTCGAGGGCGTCGAGTTGCGGCTTGTGGAGGGAAAGGCCGAGGCGCCGCCGTTCGCGGACGAATCGTTTGACAGCGTTCTTGCGGTCGCGACGCTGTGCTTCGTTCCCGACGCGGCGCAAGCGGTGAAGGAACTGTCGCGCGTGCTGAAACCGGGCGGCCGGCTCGTCATCGGCGAACTCGGGCGCTGGAGCCTCTGGGCCGACTATCGACGCATCCGCGGCTGGCTCGGCCATCCGACCTGGCGAGCGGCAAGGTTTCCTTCACAGGCCGAGCTTCGGCGCCTCCTCGAGGGTGCCAGGCTCGATGTGATCGAGACGCGTGGCGCCGTGTATTATCCGCCGTGCGGCGCCGTCGCGCGGCTGCTCGCGCCAATCGATCCATGGCTCGGACGGCGAGCGATTTTCGGGGCGGCCGCCTTCATCGCCATATCGGCGGCGAAGCCCGTCGAGGGAGGCGAATTGCGCAAGTCGCCGACGCCGTGGGCGAGCTCCGGGGGCGCGGAACGCGGGCGAGTGGGAAGATCGACGTGA
- a CDS encoding single-stranded DNA-binding protein → MKSFAEFQILGRIGKVREVGQTTRVSICANYAFKDRNGETKDRPFWNEITIWSESARKYVRDYAKPGDLVVARGTLKQGSFEKDGEKVYTVDLNCDDFSILASAKTEKSDPDEAEAATETQKKTAKRK, encoded by the coding sequence ATGAAATCTTTCGCGGAATTCCAGATCCTCGGCCGCATCGGCAAGGTTCGTGAAGTCGGGCAGACGACGCGCGTTTCGATTTGCGCCAACTACGCCTTCAAGGACCGCAACGGCGAGACCAAGGACCGGCCCTTTTGGAACGAGATCACCATCTGGAGCGAGAGCGCCCGCAAATATGTCCGCGACTATGCGAAGCCCGGCGATCTCGTGGTGGCGCGCGGCACGCTGAAGCAGGGAAGCTTCGAGAAGGACGGCGAGAAGGTCTACACGGTCGACCTCAACTGCGACGACTTCTCGATCCTCGCTTCCGCCAAGACCGAGAAGTCCGACCCGGACGAGGCCGAGGCGGCGACGGAGACGCAGAAGAAGACCGCGAAGCGCAAGTGA
- a CDS encoding ParA family protein, which yields MSAANRDRRDGRGGLMKALVVNNEKGGVGKSTIAVHLAWYFAERGNRVLFLDLDPQSNGTATLAAHASDIDAAALFARTVAVPPMASAGIRVLGGTAALRGIVAVDGKVIEQFRSNLKDASHAYDIAVVDTPPTFGVRNLAALIAGQFVLAPIDLDDYAIDGIETLLKHILGVKQKYNSDLEFLGLIPNRLQTTSPRQRNNLNSLVQRFGTKYLFDGVIPQRSSIGEALAEKKPVWRLSKTAAREAGREMRAVFDKLAIRMETA from the coding sequence ATGAGCGCCGCCAATCGTGATCGTCGCGACGGCCGAGGCGGCCTCATGAAGGCGCTCGTTGTGAATAACGAGAAGGGCGGCGTCGGCAAGAGCACAATCGCCGTGCATCTTGCCTGGTATTTTGCGGAGCGCGGCAACCGCGTCCTCTTCCTCGATCTCGATCCCCAGAGCAATGGCACGGCGACACTTGCGGCGCACGCCAGTGACATCGATGCAGCCGCGCTCTTTGCGCGTACGGTCGCCGTTCCACCAATGGCGAGCGCAGGCATTCGAGTCCTTGGCGGCACCGCCGCGTTGCGCGGCATCGTCGCGGTGGACGGCAAGGTCATCGAACAATTTCGTTCCAATCTCAAAGATGCGTCGCACGCCTATGACATTGCGGTCGTCGACACGCCGCCGACCTTCGGCGTACGTAATCTCGCGGCGCTAATCGCCGGGCAGTTCGTGTTGGCGCCGATCGACCTCGACGACTATGCCATCGACGGCATTGAAACATTGCTGAAGCACATCCTCGGCGTAAAGCAGAAATACAATTCCGACCTCGAGTTCCTCGGACTGATCCCTAACCGGCTGCAGACGACCTCGCCGCGTCAACGGAACAATCTGAATAGCCTCGTCCAGAGATTCGGCACGAAATACCTGTTCGACGGCGTAATCCCGCAACGCTCGTCGATTGGAGAGGCGTTGGCGGAGAAGAAGCCCGTTTGGAGACTATCGAAGACGGCGGCTCGCGAGGCCGGCCGCGAGATGCGCGCCGTGTTCGACAAGCTCGCAATCAGGATGGAGACGGCATGA
- a CDS encoding Fic family protein — translation MAYVHEHKDWPAFRWSQERLADRLAAVRHRQGRLIGRMEGLGFQLRAEAVLQTLTEEVLKSSEIEGELLDKEQVRSSIARRLGMNIAGLVPADRDVEGVVEMMLDATQNYMAPLTKGRLFGWHAALFPTGRSGMRKIAVGAWRANASGPMQVVSGPIGREHVHFEAPDAERVDEEMRAFLDWFEGDVAIDPVIKAGVAHLWFVTIHPFEDGNGRIARAVADLALTRSEGTPQRFYSMSAQIRLERNAYYDILEATQKGDLDITPWLEWFLDCLNRAFDAAETILASVLRKARFWDARAGERLNDRQRLIINRLLNGFEGKLTSSKWAKLAKCSQDTALRDIDDLLQRGILVKGAAGGRSTSYSLREV, via the coding sequence ATGGCTTACGTTCACGAACATAAAGACTGGCCTGCCTTCAGATGGAGCCAGGAACGCTTGGCCGATCGCCTCGCCGCCGTCCGCCACCGGCAGGGACGGCTGATCGGGCGCATGGAGGGTCTTGGCTTTCAGCTGCGCGCGGAAGCGGTCCTTCAGACTCTCACTGAAGAAGTCCTGAAATCCAGCGAAATCGAAGGAGAGCTGCTCGACAAGGAACAGGTGCGCTCGTCCATCGCGCGTCGTCTCGGCATGAACATCGCCGGACTTGTCCCGGCCGATCGCGACGTGGAAGGCGTCGTCGAGATGATGCTCGACGCCACCCAGAATTATATGGCGCCACTGACAAAAGGGCGGCTGTTCGGCTGGCACGCCGCGCTGTTTCCGACTGGTCGCAGCGGAATGCGTAAGATCGCCGTTGGCGCGTGGCGCGCCAACGCGTCAGGTCCGATGCAGGTCGTCTCGGGACCGATCGGACGCGAACATGTGCATTTCGAGGCGCCCGATGCAGAAAGAGTCGACGAAGAGATGCGTGCGTTCCTCGATTGGTTCGAGGGTGACGTCGCAATCGATCCGGTCATCAAAGCTGGCGTCGCGCATCTATGGTTCGTCACCATCCATCCGTTCGAGGACGGCAATGGCCGGATCGCACGTGCGGTCGCCGATCTTGCGCTCACGCGTTCCGAGGGCACTCCGCAGCGGTTCTACAGCATGTCGGCGCAAATCCGCCTGGAGCGGAACGCCTATTACGACATCCTGGAAGCGACGCAGAAAGGCGACCTCGATATTACCCCCTGGCTCGAATGGTTCCTCGACTGCTTGAATCGAGCGTTCGACGCCGCGGAAACGATCTTGGCTTCCGTCTTACGAAAAGCGCGCTTCTGGGACGCTCGCGCCGGGGAACGGCTCAATGACCGTCAACGCCTCATCATCAATCGGCTGCTGAACGGCTTCGAGGGCAAGCTCACATCTTCGAAATGGGCGAAGCTCGCCAAATGTTCACAAGACACTGCGCTGCGCGACATCGACGACCTCCTCCAGCGCGGCATCCTGGTCAAAGGCGCCGCGGGCGGTCGAAGCACGAGCTACTCGCTGCGAGAAGTCTGA
- a CDS encoding LPD7 domain-containing protein has translation MAEKEKDDSRAFELKRAARGGNDERTVDASDRRAAPGSSGAAEFDSLPPHLRRKYCVVEIDAAEARIYADRGGEYLVAKAGRDRLVTQVASIEIVRDLVAIAAHRGWQRIELTGSLEFKREAWLAASARGIEAKGYEPTELDRAALAKMQKGFERGDKAPAFERDRTNAASQPMQRSSSGPTERDRANGSSDRNARSHLAVIERVALAAFPKDPEARKRVLDAARERVTQHRHRGARFDRAEIIERTGPTREAPVATKQRTRGAGRADRSR, from the coding sequence GTGGCTGAGAAGGAGAAAGACGACAGCCGCGCGTTCGAATTGAAGCGAGCCGCGCGAGGCGGCAACGACGAACGGACGGTGGACGCCTCCGATCGACGCGCAGCTCCGGGATCGAGCGGCGCAGCCGAGTTCGATTCCTTGCCCCCGCATCTGCGTCGCAAATATTGCGTCGTGGAGATCGATGCCGCTGAAGCGAGGATTTACGCCGATCGAGGCGGCGAATATCTGGTGGCGAAGGCCGGCCGCGACCGCCTCGTCACACAGGTGGCCAGCATCGAGATCGTTCGCGACCTCGTCGCCATTGCGGCTCATAGAGGCTGGCAAAGGATCGAGCTCACAGGCTCGTTGGAATTTAAGCGGGAGGCCTGGCTCGCCGCGTCAGCGCGCGGGATCGAGGCGAAGGGATACGAGCCGACGGAGCTCGATCGCGCCGCGCTCGCAAAGATGCAGAAGGGATTCGAACGAGGCGACAAGGCGCCTGCCTTCGAGCGTGACAGGACGAATGCAGCGTCACAGCCAATGCAGCGCTCGTCGTCTGGTCCAACGGAGCGGGATCGCGCAAATGGAAGCAGCGACCGGAACGCACGCTCGCACCTCGCCGTCATTGAACGCGTTGCCCTCGCGGCCTTCCCGAAAGACCCGGAAGCGCGCAAGCGCGTTCTCGACGCCGCGCGCGAGCGCGTGACGCAGCATCGCCATCGCGGCGCCCGCTTCGATCGGGCGGAAATAATCGAGCGGACAGGGCCGACACGCGAAGCGCCAGTCGCGACGAAGCAACGAACAAGAGGCGCCGGTCGCGCCGACCGAAGTCGTTGA
- a CDS encoding plasmid mobilization protein: protein MAFLGFHIDDALAEKFAAMAAGEGGKSALMRRLVEQAVGNGKAPAQGMLATGASRKVTIRLSESELHLLAMIAAQRGMNRTQWIASLVRARIGFPVQQTHDERQALRAVARELNYIGGNINQIARAANLDRLIGRSVKTDAEAIREASARIEGALAELRAALKRNADYWVGR, encoded by the coding sequence ATGGCGTTTCTGGGATTTCATATCGACGATGCGCTGGCGGAAAAATTCGCGGCGATGGCGGCTGGTGAAGGCGGCAAGTCCGCCTTGATGCGGCGTCTCGTCGAGCAGGCGGTGGGAAATGGGAAGGCGCCAGCGCAGGGGATGCTCGCGACTGGAGCGTCGCGCAAGGTGACGATCAGACTGAGCGAAAGCGAGCTGCATCTGCTCGCGATGATCGCCGCGCAGCGCGGCATGAATCGCACGCAATGGATTGCGTCGCTTGTGCGGGCGCGGATCGGCTTCCCCGTGCAGCAGACGCATGACGAACGCCAGGCGCTGCGAGCGGTGGCCCGCGAGTTGAATTACATCGGCGGCAACATCAATCAGATCGCTCGCGCCGCCAATCTCGATCGGCTGATCGGACGTTCGGTGAAGACCGACGCCGAAGCGATCCGGGAGGCCTCGGCGCGCATCGAGGGAGCGCTCGCCGAGTTGCGCGCGGCGCTGAAGCGGAACGCCGATTACTGGGTGGGCCGTTGA
- a CDS encoding ParB/RepB/Spo0J family partition protein, giving the protein MSYARKLDDVALLLDELEGLEAPASSGKPLEIPLSSIEEDPDQPRRAFDAKTLEELAASIRERGVLQPIGITPAGLNGMHRIVFGARRFRAAQLAGRATIAAFIHSEGTSDPYDQMIENLQRDDLSAADIAAFIVSRLEAGVKQKDIALRLGKDKSYIAMYASVAQMAPVLRERLATSPIRAVYELHQMWKKFPQAVEAFCLEHDSFTRAQAIAFCEGLGAPSKVVVSSPREATIGSNVQDEASPSANPQGNGAPRADTSGGLDQLGRAESAHDNASPVSARPARMTSKVAVATLRVEHGQRSGRLMLDRASSKGEAYGFVLFEDDGAVEDLPLSTLKLVALKTGLSGA; this is encoded by the coding sequence ATGAGCTACGCCCGTAAACTCGACGATGTTGCGCTGCTGCTGGACGAACTTGAGGGTCTCGAAGCGCCCGCCTCGAGCGGCAAGCCTCTCGAAATTCCGCTTTCGTCGATCGAGGAGGACCCGGACCAGCCGCGGCGTGCTTTCGACGCCAAGACGCTGGAGGAGCTTGCAGCCTCTATCCGGGAACGTGGCGTTCTTCAGCCGATCGGCATCACTCCAGCCGGTCTCAACGGAATGCATCGAATCGTCTTCGGGGCGCGCCGTTTCAGAGCGGCGCAGCTCGCCGGCCGCGCCACGATCGCGGCGTTCATTCATTCGGAAGGAACCAGCGATCCCTACGACCAGATGATCGAGAATCTCCAGCGGGACGACCTTTCGGCGGCGGATATCGCCGCATTCATCGTCTCCCGCCTCGAGGCCGGCGTAAAGCAGAAAGACATCGCCCTGCGGCTCGGCAAGGACAAGAGCTATATCGCGATGTATGCGTCGGTCGCGCAAATGGCGCCAGTGCTGCGGGAGCGGTTGGCGACTTCGCCGATTCGCGCCGTCTACGAATTGCATCAGATGTGGAAGAAGTTTCCGCAGGCGGTCGAAGCGTTCTGCTTGGAACATGACTCATTCACGCGCGCGCAAGCGATCGCATTCTGCGAGGGTCTGGGCGCTCCATCAAAGGTCGTTGTTTCGTCACCGCGCGAGGCGACGATTGGCTCCAATGTCCAAGATGAGGCTTCGCCAAGCGCTAACCCCCAGGGGAATGGCGCTCCCCGCGCCGACACAAGCGGCGGGCTCGACCAGCTCGGTCGGGCCGAATCTGCTCATGACAACGCGTCGCCTGTATCAGCGCGGCCGGCGCGAATGACGTCCAAAGTAGCTGTCGCGACGCTGCGTGTCGAACACGGGCAGCGTTCCGGGCGGCTGATGCTGGACCGCGCCTCGAGCAAGGGCGAAGCGTACGGTTTTGTCCTCTTCGAGGATGACGGCGCGGTCGAGGACTTGCCTCTCTCCACATTGAAGCTCGTGGCGTTGAAGACAGGGCTCTCTGGCGCGTGA
- the istB gene encoding IS21-like element helper ATPase IstB, with protein MSASQESTSQTIVAPQVLLGNHLKALKLPTFAREYEKVALESAQDRADYPRYLLRLCELERIDRERRNVERRIRLARFTQIKSLDTFDFAAQPSLNKPLVLELARCEWIEKRQNCIALGPSGTGKTHVALALGLAACQKGFSVAFTSAAALVHELMEARDERRLRALQKHLNTVKLLIVDELGYVPFTAVGSELLFEVFSQRYERGATLVTSNLPFDEWTSVFGSERLTGALLDRLTHHVHILEMNGDSYRLATARKAQRRNADEPSVSPRTKGEADADI; from the coding sequence ATGAGCGCCTCGCAGGAGTCGACCTCCCAAACGATCGTCGCGCCGCAGGTGCTACTGGGCAATCACCTCAAGGCGTTGAAGCTTCCCACCTTCGCGCGCGAATATGAGAAAGTGGCGCTGGAATCGGCGCAAGATCGCGCCGATTATCCGCGCTATTTGCTGCGCCTGTGCGAACTGGAGCGCATCGATCGCGAGCGGCGCAATGTCGAGCGTCGCATTCGCCTGGCGCGCTTTACGCAGATCAAGAGCCTCGACACATTCGACTTCGCCGCGCAGCCGTCACTCAACAAGCCGCTGGTTCTGGAGCTGGCGCGGTGCGAATGGATAGAGAAGCGACAGAACTGCATCGCGCTGGGTCCATCCGGAACCGGCAAGACTCACGTCGCGCTCGCCCTTGGGCTCGCCGCTTGCCAAAAGGGCTTCAGCGTCGCCTTCACCTCGGCCGCCGCTCTCGTGCACGAACTCATGGAAGCGCGCGACGAGCGCCGCCTGCGGGCGCTGCAAAAGCATCTCAACACCGTCAAATTGCTGATCGTCGATGAGCTGGGCTACGTGCCGTTCACGGCGGTTGGTTCTGAACTGCTCTTCGAGGTCTTCAGCCAGCGCTATGAACGTGGCGCCACGCTGGTGACCAGCAATCTGCCATTCGATGAATGGACGTCGGTGTTCGGGTCGGAACGGCTCACCGGCGCACTGCTCGATCGGCTCACCCATCATGTCCACATTCTGGAGATGAACGGCGACAGCTATCGTCTCGCGACAGCCAGGAAGGCGCAACGGCGCAATGCCGACGAGCCTAGCGTAAGCCCAAGAACCAAGGGAGAAGCCGACGCAGACATTTAA
- a CDS encoding relaxase/mobilization nuclease domain-containing protein → MSGEGDCDIELPPISYVWQTPVRKPKRSKWEMPDLVDPRKLTPAMRAKLQRIVAKAPEVMVKITGKTKTVGHLKSHLEYITRNGGLAAETETGAVLEGRQGLRDIQAQWADDAALDESRRRDGPLSHNIILSMPPGTDPIAVKDAVRAFAIETFGGRHDYVFVQHLDDEHPHVHLTVRSLGYDGRRLNPRKGDLAAWREHFAGELRLRGVEAEATPRRARGKVRKAERGVVRTIRKRGEQPRVERLAREEIVNEARAGKSSLRPWEAKTRDRQAAIRDSYRIHGGDLERSGDPADNELAKQLRRFAAEMTAPETKRDQLRRELIDSLTRRGARTPSRRKERRGVDDDR, encoded by the coding sequence ATGAGCGGCGAGGGAGACTGCGACATCGAACTGCCGCCGATTTCCTATGTCTGGCAAACGCCGGTTCGAAAGCCGAAACGCTCGAAATGGGAAATGCCCGATCTTGTCGATCCGCGAAAGCTTACGCCCGCGATGCGCGCCAAGTTGCAGCGGATCGTCGCCAAGGCGCCGGAGGTGATGGTTAAGATTACCGGCAAGACCAAGACCGTTGGCCATTTGAAATCACATCTCGAATATATCACCCGCAACGGCGGACTGGCGGCGGAGACGGAAACCGGCGCCGTCCTGGAAGGGCGGCAAGGCTTACGCGATATCCAAGCACAGTGGGCAGACGACGCGGCGCTCGATGAAAGCCGGCGCCGGGACGGGCCATTATCCCATAACATCATCCTGTCGATGCCGCCCGGAACGGACCCCATCGCCGTGAAGGATGCCGTCCGTGCCTTTGCGATCGAAACCTTCGGGGGGCGGCACGACTACGTCTTCGTGCAGCATCTCGACGACGAGCATCCGCACGTCCACCTCACAGTGCGCTCGCTCGGTTATGACGGAAGGCGGCTCAATCCGCGTAAAGGCGATCTCGCGGCATGGCGCGAGCACTTCGCCGGCGAATTGCGATTGCGCGGGGTCGAGGCGGAGGCGACGCCGCGCCGCGCACGCGGCAAGGTTAGGAAAGCCGAGCGCGGCGTCGTTCGCACGATCAGGAAGCGCGGCGAGCAGCCGCGGGTGGAGCGGCTCGCTCGCGAGGAGATCGTGAATGAAGCGCGTGCGGGCAAGAGTTCGCTGCGCCCTTGGGAGGCAAAGACGCGCGACCGGCAGGCGGCGATCCGCGATTCATATCGGATACATGGGGGGGATCTCGAGCGATCTGGCGATCCTGCTGATAACGAGCTTGCGAAGCAGCTGCGGCGGTTCGCCGCCGAAATGACTGCTCCCGAAACGAAGCGCGATCAATTGAGAAGAGAGCTTATCGATAGCCTCACGCGTCGCGGCGCCCGAACTCCTTCGAGGCGCAAGGAGAGACGCGGCGTCGATGACGATCGCTGA
- a CDS encoding class I SAM-dependent methyltransferase gives MNVYERWLFPPLLDLVMRQGQLEKYRRDAVAAAAGRVLEIGVGSGLNLSFYGEQVEIVIGIDPSFPLLAKARRHADAANIQVRLIQASATAIPLADNTIDTIVMTWTLCSIPEPLAALREMQRVLRPGGKLFFVEHGLSPEPRVERWQRRLTPFWRKVAGGCHLDRKIDDLMRAAGLELTEVRNEYADGPRVMTYMYAGSARSKA, from the coding sequence GTGAACGTTTATGAGCGCTGGCTCTTTCCGCCGCTGCTCGATCTGGTCATGCGTCAAGGCCAGCTCGAAAAATATCGCCGCGACGCCGTGGCGGCCGCCGCCGGCCGAGTGCTCGAAATCGGAGTTGGTTCGGGACTGAATCTTTCGTTCTATGGCGAACAGGTCGAGATCGTTATCGGGATCGATCCCTCGTTCCCTTTGCTCGCGAAGGCGCGCCGCCACGCCGACGCGGCCAACATTCAAGTTCGCCTCATCCAAGCGTCCGCGACCGCGATCCCACTTGCTGACAACACAATCGACACGATCGTCATGACATGGACGCTTTGTTCGATCCCAGAACCGCTCGCCGCATTGCGCGAGATGCAGCGCGTGCTCCGGCCCGGCGGCAAACTGTTCTTCGTCGAACACGGGCTTTCGCCCGAGCCTCGGGTCGAAAGGTGGCAACGCCGGCTCACTCCCTTTTGGCGCAAGGTTGCCGGCGGATGCCATCTGGATCGAAAAATTGATGACCTTATGCGCGCGGCCGGCCTCGAACTGACAGAGGTAAGGAACGAGTACGCGGATGGTCCTCGCGTCATGACGTACATGTACGCAGGAAGCGCTCGATCCAAGGCCTAA